From Bacillus sp. FSL K6-3431, the proteins below share one genomic window:
- a CDS encoding TIGR00366 family protein, which yields MRKSMSERVADAYSKYFPDAFIFALVLSLLAILMATIFTESSAINVLGYWFDGFPMLFTFAFQLIITYAAALVLVDTPIVQRMIKKMARKIKTPTFAYVSTSIIGALTSFLGWYFGPVVTSLYARALGQNVKGVDYRLLAAVAYCSFTISLTGISGTIPLFVATEGALTEMLGGLYTLDRTTFSVLNMVTAFAIVLVTTIIFYFIGKNKKEIVTYHDLAIVKPGEQAASIDVEITSTNQTHTTFAEKVNHFRPILFIFGFLGLIYLVYYFGKNGIDGLNLNSVAFVSIILGFLVHKNPVTYVDSFSRNIPATSSIAMQFPIYGGIASVLVGSGLTIKLSEWMVSISTEMTFPIYTFLVTGVINLFIPSAGSQFTATAPFIIPAAVELGVEVPRAILSITFGDIWTNLIQPFWALLYFPILALGTRLTVRDFMGYCLPILVAVGAIWILGLLLLPL from the coding sequence ATGAGAAAATCAATGTCTGAAAGAGTAGCGGATGCATACAGTAAATATTTCCCAGATGCTTTTATATTTGCACTCGTTTTATCACTTTTGGCTATTTTAATGGCTACTATATTTACTGAATCCTCAGCAATCAATGTATTAGGTTATTGGTTCGATGGATTTCCAATGCTATTTACATTTGCATTCCAACTTATTATTACTTATGCAGCAGCACTTGTACTCGTCGATACACCAATTGTCCAGCGAATGATTAAAAAAATGGCACGTAAAATTAAGACACCGACCTTTGCTTACGTTTCAACAAGTATTATTGGGGCCTTAACCTCATTTTTAGGTTGGTACTTTGGCCCGGTTGTTACGTCACTTTATGCGAGGGCCTTAGGTCAAAACGTAAAAGGTGTTGATTATCGCCTGTTGGCTGCGGTCGCGTATTGTTCATTTACAATCTCACTTACAGGAATATCAGGAACCATTCCTTTGTTTGTAGCAACAGAAGGAGCACTTACTGAAATGTTGGGTGGACTTTATACCTTGGATCGAACAACATTTTCAGTTTTAAATATGGTTACTGCTTTTGCCATTGTTTTAGTTACAACCATTATCTTTTATTTTATAGGAAAAAATAAGAAGGAAATTGTGACGTACCATGATCTTGCGATCGTAAAGCCTGGAGAGCAAGCTGCAAGTATAGATGTGGAAATAACGTCAACTAATCAAACACATACAACATTTGCCGAGAAAGTGAATCATTTCCGTCCAATCCTCTTTATATTTGGTTTTCTTGGGCTTATTTATCTTGTTTATTATTTTGGGAAAAATGGGATTGATGGATTAAATTTGAATTCAGTTGCGTTTGTGTCGATCATATTAGGATTTCTTGTACACAAAAATCCAGTTACATATGTCGACTCATTTTCAAGAAATATTCCAGCAACGAGTAGTATTGCAATGCAATTTCCAATTTATGGGGGGATTGCATCTGTATTAGTCGGATCGGGGCTAACGATAAAACTATCCGAGTGGATGGTTAGTATATCAACGGAAATGACTTTCCCGATATATACATTTTTAGTTACAGGTGTAATTAATTTATTTATACCTTCAGCTGGTTCTCAATTTACTGCTACCGCACCGTTTATCATACCGGCTGCTGTTGAACTGGGAGTAGAGGTTCCACGTGCAATTCTATCAATCACATTTGGGGATATATGGACAAACCTTATTCAGCCGTTTTGGGCATTATTATACTTCCCAATTTTGGCATTGGGTACACGCTTAACTGTCCGCGACTTCATGGGATATTGCCTACCGATTTTGGTAGCGGTTGGGGCTATTTGGATTCTTGGGCTTTTGCTTTTACCACTTTAA
- a CDS encoding phenylacetate--CoA ligase family protein, translating to MKLSTSIPYYYKSIDFNKLVKEYEPPIEYMEGGWLWEREQIECTQFRRLQATLARGEEIPFFQRLWKKHDFHPSDVKSIADMHKIPQYTIDDIRESIDLEPPFGDYQKYHFEDGTYEPLRFYTSGGTTGAPRPTIYSAWDREVGAILSARTFYLHGIRPGDAVMNSWAYSTHNAAWIMDHGLWHWLGCTPVTTGTGNVTPTEKQVEFAQTFGVSSILATSDYLVHIGNTAMKMGIDPKVDLKLKTLSAFGNKEPVQKMFGCPVYDSYAFHEVQYVAAECQAENGLHIFEDAFIVEVVDFETGKPLPPGYMGNIVVTALYKTGTQQIRYNIQDISASYEIEQCSCGSWHKKIDYFQGRSDNMVKLRGINVWPEILGEIVSKNPKVNGEYFCFVDTLRIDGEAGRDEMTILVEPKFASVDAFTLQQELENELKRKIGVKINVQIVEEDSLRPLTGHGSRAKLKRFEERRLGAPKCL from the coding sequence ATGAAGCTTTCAACATCTATTCCTTATTATTATAAGTCGATTGATTTTAATAAATTAGTAAAAGAATATGAGCCACCTATTGAATATATGGAAGGTGGGTGGTTGTGGGAAAGAGAGCAGATTGAATGCACACAGTTTAGGCGACTACAGGCTACTTTGGCCCGCGGGGAGGAAATCCCTTTTTTTCAGAGGTTATGGAAAAAACACGATTTCCATCCAAGTGATGTAAAAAGTATCGCGGATATGCATAAAATCCCTCAATATACGATTGATGATATACGAGAGAGCATTGATCTTGAGCCACCATTTGGAGATTATCAAAAATATCATTTTGAAGATGGAACCTACGAGCCGCTGCGCTTTTATACTAGTGGTGGTACAACTGGAGCACCGCGGCCAACAATTTATTCAGCATGGGATAGAGAAGTGGGTGCAATTTTGAGTGCGAGAACTTTTTATCTGCACGGCATTCGGCCAGGGGACGCAGTCATGAATTCATGGGCATACTCCACACATAATGCAGCATGGATTATGGATCATGGTCTTTGGCATTGGCTAGGATGCACACCTGTTACAACTGGGACAGGTAATGTGACTCCTACGGAAAAACAAGTAGAATTTGCACAAACATTCGGTGTAAGTTCAATTTTAGCAACTTCAGATTACTTGGTTCATATCGGAAATACCGCCATGAAAATGGGAATTGATCCAAAAGTAGATCTAAAACTTAAAACACTATCGGCATTCGGGAATAAAGAGCCGGTGCAAAAAATGTTTGGATGTCCAGTTTATGATTCTTATGCGTTTCATGAAGTTCAATACGTTGCTGCAGAATGTCAGGCTGAAAACGGATTGCATATTTTTGAAGATGCTTTCATTGTTGAGGTTGTTGATTTTGAAACAGGTAAGCCATTGCCACCGGGCTATATGGGAAATATTGTTGTGACAGCGCTTTATAAAACAGGAACACAGCAGATCCGTTATAACATACAGGATATATCAGCTAGCTATGAAATAGAACAATGTTCATGTGGAAGTTGGCATAAAAAAATTGATTATTTTCAAGGTAGAAGCGATAACATGGTCAAATTGCGGGGAATCAATGTCTGGCCAGAAATACTAGGCGAAATTGTTAGTAAAAATCCGAAGGTCAATGGAGAATATTTTTGCTTTGTTGATACGTTAAGAATTGATGGAGAGGCCGGACGTGATGAGATGACAATCCTCGTAGAGCCAAAGTTTGCAAGTGTTGATGCATTTACATTACAACAAGAGCTTGAGAATGAATTAAAACGAAAGATTGGTGTGAAAATTAATGTGCAAATTGTTGAGGAAGATTCATTGCGTCCTTTAACAGGCCACGGATCAAGAGCAAAGCTAAAGCGCTTTGAAGAGCGAAGACTGGGGGCTCCAAAATGTTTGTGA